The stretch of DNA GAGCTTCTACCTCGATAGAACCCATTCCCGCCAATATTGCATCTAACTCTCCTGGTTTTTTAGTATTAAATAGATATTCTAAATTATCATAAATTGGTTGCATCCATGGGCGTAGCTTTTCTTCCTTTTCTCCTGGTAAAAATCCAATATCTTTTCCAACTGGCACTATTGGACGAGCAACTAACAGTTTTTTATACAAATTCAAATCTTCTGTTTGTAATAACCCAGCAGCTAATGCAACTAACGTTTTTCCAGTTCCGGCCTTTCCCGTTAGTGTTACGAGAGGGATATCACTCCTTAAAAGTAATTCAAAAGCCATAGTCTGTTGGACATTCCTTGGACGAATACCCCATATATGCTCTTGGTCAAAGGAAAGTTTTTTTACTTTTTTCCCTACGGAATCACACATACCAATTGCTGATGCAGAACCACCTAATTCGTCCTTCATAATGATAAACTGATTCGGATAAAGCGCATCTTTATTTACAAGCTGCGATACTTCCATTTCACCTTTAGCATAAAATTCATTCAAAGAACTTATTGAAGTAAATATTTCTAAAAACCCTTTGTAAATATGATCTACTTCCACCACTCTGTCATTTAAAAAATCTTGTGAAATTAGACCAATGGCATCTGCTTTAACGCGTACTAACGCATCTTTACTAACAAGAATGACCGGTCTACCATCTTCCTTCGTTTGTTCTTCTAAAGATAAATTTTTAGCGACGGCTAAAATGCGATTATCGTTCGTTTTTTCTACGAAAACTTCTTGTAACTGATGAAAGCTGCGATGGTTTAATTCAATTCTTAGCGATCCCCCATTATGTAATGGTATTTTTTCGTGTAATTTACCTGATTCCCTTAACGAATCAATTAATTTTGACACTTGTCTAGCATTTCTCCCTATTTCGTCCATGTAACGCTTTTTAGAATCAACCTCTTCTAATACTACAGCTGGAATTACTACTTCATTGTCTGCAAAAGAATAAATTGAATAAGGATCTTGCAACAATACATTCGTGTCTAAAACGTATATTTTTTTCAACATGCCGCCTCCTGCTATTTATGTTTTCTTCTCTATCACCTTGTAGAAGGCGTCCGTCTCTATTAGGGTATCTTTTACTAATAGTGGACGGCCCGTTGATAAAATATATGTGACAATGAATAAAGATAGAAGAACAAATCAACAATAACTATAAAGAACATTTAAAGGAATATGTTCATTCAAGGAGTGAAGGTCTTGAAGAAAATATTAATACTTATAATGATGGCGCTTTTATTAGTTGCCTGCACAAACCAACCAAGAAACATGGGACAAGCTGGAGAAGACAATAGAATAATCCACGTTAAAGATTCAGCTAATACGCAAGTAGACAGAAAAACTGGACAAGAAGTAGCTCGACATTTAGTTGATTTGTCAACAAGAATCCCAAATGTAAATGATGCAACTGCAGTAGTCTTAGGTCCATATGCTGTTGTAGGAATTGATGTAAATTCAGATTTAGACCGCTCAAGAGTTAGTACTATTAAATACTCTGTAGCAGAAAGCTTAAAAAAAGATCCATATGGGGCTAATGCGGTAATAATTGCCGATGCAGATATGTATGTTCGTTTACAAGAAATGGGGAATGACATTCAAAACGGTAGACCTATTGCAGGAATTTTAAATGAATTAGGCGAAATGGTTGGTCGAGTAATGCCAGAAGTACCGATTGACTTAAAAGAACCTGCAGAACCTAACCCAACTGAGGAAAATAATCAACAACTCGGAAACGACCAAGAAAAAAGACTAGAACAACAGCAACAAGAGCAATCACAAGGTCATAAAGATGAAGAAAGAAATAAAAACGTAGGGAATGAATAGGTTGAAAGAACATGTAAGGTGAGGAAAATATCCTCACCTTTATTTCTTGTCTAATAGGAGTTAAATTATATTAGTTAAACTTACTTTCACGATATAGACTTTCTTATGCTATACTTATACCATATTTTCCTTATGAGGTGGGCTAATGAGAGTTAAATGTGTCATTTGCGATAAAATTGAAAACATACATGAAGAATTACTAATTGCAAAAAAATTAAGAAATCGTCCAATACATACATACATGTGTCAAGTTTGTCATGACCGCATCGAAACAAAGACAAAAGAAAGAATCGCAACCGGGAACTTCAAACTAAACGAACCGAAAAAAAACGACGACGGCTGGTGAGAACAAAAGCGGAGGCGGCTCGTTCTGGCCCGACAAGCATAAGGCAGGCGCTGCAGGTGGACGCTCTTTGTCCACCGGAAGTGACTGACTTATGTCTCGAGGGCCAAGCCGCCGGAGCTAGACGTAGCAACACAAAGTTAGTAGTTATCCACAACTTTCCACTTTTATAATTTCCTAAACGACAAGAAAAATGGCGGCGTTCGTTCAGCGGCGTACAAACTGGAGCTTTCCTGGCGGAGATAAAGGAAACACAGCGAACGCTAGTGAGCTCATGTTGACTTATCGTACAGAAGGAAAGGGAAGTTTGATAGCCGCTAACGCCCGTAGCTAGACAATCAGAAAAGCGGAGGCGGCTCGACCTGGCCCGACAAGCATAAGACAGGCGCTAACTTAAAACGTATAAACAACAATCAATACTGTCTATATTGAAATGCCACTTTCCCAAACACATCCATTTTCAGGGTAGATGAATAAAAAGGATAAACTGCAAACAAAAACCCTGAGATAATCTCAGGGTTTTTGTTATTTTGGATAATTCGTGTACTTTTCAGGTTCGTTATTAATTTGGTCGATCATCACGTCGATAAGTTCCATCGGGAACCTCACCTTTTTATTTTCTCCTTGTTCCGTTGTATATAAAACATAGTACATCGGGTCTTCTTTCAATACTTGCACATTTTCAACCTTATGATCATCTTTCAAAATATTCGTGAACAATTCATACGTTTCATTTGCAGCATGATCATCTGGTCTTGCATCTGCAACAACCTTAATGGTTAACCAGTTATAGAGAGTATCTTGAAGGCTTCTCATTACACTTCTTCCGCCTTTTTAGAATTATGAAGACGAATCTTATAAATGATTAAAATTAAAGCAGCCACTACTAATCCTTCTGCAACCGGTAGCTGAATCGCTAAAAACGATAATACCGTACTGCCAAAGAATAAGAATAAATAAATGATGGCCGATTTTAATATAGGCAATTTTAAAGCAAACCCTAGTTTATAAACTAATACGGATAAAAGAAAAATTGTGATAAATAGTAGCCACATGCCTAATTCCGGGTTTTGATCAACCCGGAACATTTTAGCAAAAGGCGAAAGGCGATCTACTACATCTTCCATATCGTTCCTCCCCCTTACTTACAAATTCATTAGTTCATTTCAGCGTATTTTTTCTTTTTAGCAATTCTTTCACGCTCGTTCTTATCTAAAAGCTTCTTACGTAAACGAATAGAATGTGGTGTAATTTCACAATACTCATCATCGTTCAAGTACTCTAATGACTCTTCAAGTGTCATAATACGTGGTTTTTTCATTCCAACTGTTTGTTCTTTATTTGCAGAACGGATATTATTTGCAGCTTTAACTTTACATATATTAACTACAAGGTCATTATCGCGGTTATGTTCACCAACAATCATTCCTTCGTAAACTTCTGTACCAGGCTCTACAAAGATTACACCTCTATCTTCAATTCCGATAATACCATAAGAAGAAGCTTTACCTGTCTCCATTGAGACTAACACACCTTGACGACGTCCCCCAACTTGACCTTGCGCCATAGGTTGATAACTGTCAAAAGTATGGTTAATAATTCCATAACCACGAGTTAATGATAAAAATTCTGTTGAATAACCGATTAAACCGCGTGAAGGTACCATGAAAATTAAACGAACTTGTCCGTTCCCATTATTAATCATGTCTAACATTTCACCTTTACGAGCACCAATTGATTCCATTACACCACCTGTATATTCTTCAGGTACATCAATTTGAACTCGTTCAACAGGTTCACATTTTACTCCATCAATTTCTCTAATGATAACTTCTGGTTTTGAAACTTGCAGCTCAAAACCTTCTCGACGCATATTTTCTATTAGAATAGATAAGTGAAGTTCACCACGACCTGAAACAACCCATGCATCAGGTGAATCTGTTTGATCAACACGTAAACTAACATCTGTTTGAAGCTGTGCTTCTAAACGTTCTTCAATTTTTCGTGATGTTACAAATTTACCTTCTTTACCAGCAAAAGGACTGTTATTAACTAAAAATGTCATTTGAAGAGTAGGTTCATCAATTCTTAAAACAGGTAAAGCGTCTTGATGTTCAACTGGACATACTGTTTCTCCAACGTTTATATCTTCCATGCCAGATACAGCAACAAGATCTCCAGCCTTTGCCTCTTCAATTTCTACACGCTTTAAT from Sutcliffiella cohnii encodes:
- a CDS encoding PhoH family protein, whose product is MLKKIYVLDTNVLLQDPYSIYSFADNEVVIPAVVLEEVDSKKRYMDEIGRNARQVSKLIDSLRESGKLHEKIPLHNGGSLRIELNHRSFHQLQEVFVEKTNDNRILAVAKNLSLEEQTKEDGRPVILVSKDALVRVKADAIGLISQDFLNDRVVEVDHIYKGFLEIFTSISSLNEFYAKGEMEVSQLVNKDALYPNQFIIMKDELGGSASAIGMCDSVGKKVKKLSFDQEHIWGIRPRNVQQTMAFELLLRSDIPLVTLTGKAGTGKTLVALAAGLLQTEDLNLYKKLLVARPIVPVGKDIGFLPGEKEEKLRPWMQPIYDNLEYLFNTKKPGELDAILAGMGSIEVEALTYIRGRSIPEQFIIIDEAQNLTKHEVKTILTRVGERSKIVLMGDPEQIDHPYLDEYNNGLTYVVEKFKQQQLSGHIKFVKGERSLLAKLAADIL
- a CDS encoding YhcN/YlaJ family sporulation lipoprotein; the encoded protein is MKVLKKILILIMMALLLVACTNQPRNMGQAGEDNRIIHVKDSANTQVDRKTGQEVARHLVDLSTRIPNVNDATAVVLGPYAVVGIDVNSDLDRSRVSTIKYSVAESLKKDPYGANAVIIADADMYVRLQEMGNDIQNGRPIAGILNELGEMVGRVMPEVPIDLKEPAEPNPTEENNQQLGNDQEKRLEQQQQEQSQGHKDEERNKNVGNE
- a CDS encoding YlaI family protein, which codes for MRVKCVICDKIENIHEELLIAKKLRNRPIHTYMCQVCHDRIETKTKERIATGNFKLNEPKKNDDGW
- a CDS encoding YlaH-like family protein, producing the protein MEDVVDRLSPFAKMFRVDQNPELGMWLLFITIFLLSVLVYKLGFALKLPILKSAIIYLFLFFGSTVLSFLAIQLPVAEGLVVAALILIIYKIRLHNSKKAEEV
- the typA gene encoding translational GTPase TypA translates to MKIRNDIRNIAIIAHVDHGKTTLVDKLLHQAGTFRTNETVAERAMDSNDIERERGITILAKNTAINYKDTRINIMDTPGHADFGGEVERIMKMVDGVLLVVDAYEGCMPQTRFVLKKALEQNLTPIVVVNKIDRDFARPEEVVDEVIDLFIELGASEEQIEFPVVYASAINGTASTNPEKQDENMEAIYEGIINHIPAPVDNSDEPLQFQVSLLDYNDYVGRIGIGRIFRGTMKVGQQVALMKLDGSVKQFRVTKLFGFIGLKRVEIEEAKAGDLVAVSGMEDINVGETVCPVEHQDALPVLRIDEPTLQMTFLVNNSPFAGKEGKFVTSRKIEERLEAQLQTDVSLRVDQTDSPDAWVVSGRGELHLSILIENMRREGFELQVSKPEVIIREIDGVKCEPVERVQIDVPEEYTGGVMESIGARKGEMLDMINNGNGQVRLIFMVPSRGLIGYSTEFLSLTRGYGIINHTFDSYQPMAQGQVGGRRQGVLVSMETGKASSYGIIGIEDRGVIFVEPGTEVYEGMIVGEHNRDNDLVVNICKVKAANNIRSANKEQTVGMKKPRIMTLEESLEYLNDDEYCEITPHSIRLRKKLLDKNERERIAKKKKYAEMN